A genomic region of Carassius carassius chromosome 13, fCarCar2.1, whole genome shotgun sequence contains the following coding sequences:
- the LOC132156012 gene encoding uncharacterized protein LOC132156012, giving the protein MSFTATPGHHGPWVHPQRRTRAGSRATTSPPPVFDISIRNRFAPLRETGRDAVIIGDSIVRHVSATLAEGKVHTHCLPGARVLDVSAQIPAILKADESPRAVVLHARVNDTTLRQTETLKRDFSSLIEPVRSTTRAAMIVVSGPLPTYRRGHESFSRLFALNEWLLSWCKEQKLLFVNNWNLFWERPRLFRADGLHPSRIGAELLSDNISRTLRSM; this is encoded by the coding sequence atgtccttcactgcgacgccgggacaccacggaccctgggtgcatccacagcggaggacgcgagccgggtcccgggcgacgacttctccccctcctgtcttcgacatctccatccggaaccgcttcgctcccctccgcgagacaggacgcgacgctgtgatcatcggagactccatcgtccgacacgtaagtgctacgttagccgaaggtaaagtgcacactcattgtttgcctggtgctcgtgttctcgatgtttctgcgcagatacccgctatcctgaaggccgacgagagccccagagcggtcgtgcttcacgccagggttaacgacaccacgctgcggcagacggagacgctgaagagggacttcagcagcctgatcgagccggttcgcagcacgacgcgcGCGGCgatgatcgtcgtgtcaggaccactgcccacgtatcgacgaggacacgaaagcttcagtagactttttgctttaaatgaatggttgttgtcatggtgtaaagaacagaaactgctatttgttaataactggaatcttttctgggagcgtcctaggctgtttcgcgctgatggattacaccccagcagaattggagcggagctgctctctgacaacatctccaggacacttcgctccatgtga